The Zingiber officinale cultivar Zhangliang chromosome 9A, Zo_v1.1, whole genome shotgun sequence genome window below encodes:
- the LOC122021665 gene encoding 40S ribosomal protein S16-like produces the protein MATAPSESVQCFGRKKTAVAVAHCKRGRGLIKVNGVPIELVKPEILRLKAFEPILLLGRQRFAGVDIRIRVRGGGKTSQIYAIRQSIAKALVAYNQKYVDEQSKQEIKDILVRYDRTLLVADPRRCEPKKFGGRGARARFQKSYR, from the coding sequence ATGGCGACGGCGCCTTCGGAGTCCGTGCAGTGCTTTGGCCGGAAGAAAACGGCCGTGGCTGTGGCGCACTGCAAGCGCGGGCGTGGACTGATCAAGGTGAACGGCGTGCCAATCGAGCTGGTGAAGCCGGAGATCCTTCGTCTCAAGGCCTTCGAGCCCATCCTCCTTCTCGGGAGGCAGCGCTTCGCGGGTGTCGACATCCGCATCCGCGTCCGCGGCGGCGGCAAGACCTCTCAGATCTACGCCATCCGCCAGAGCATCGCCAAGGCCCTCGTCGCCTACAACCAGAAGTACGTTGACGAGCAGTCTAAGCAGGAAATCAAGGACATACTCGTCCGCTATGATCGCACCCTGCTCGTCGCCGACCCTCGCCGATGCGAGCCAAAGAAGTTTGGTGGGCGTGGCGCGCGCGCCCGCTTCCAGAAGTCCTACCGTTAG
- the LOC122020226 gene encoding F-box/kelch-repeat protein At1g22040-like produces the protein MGSFLSFNRSKDQPIEDYSCSGMDWCKKAKASANCDGENNGLIPGLPDEISLEIIARVPRICYLKMKMVSRSWKVAIAGPEVYRLRKQIGRTEEWLYILTKLDDQLAWHGLDPSSGRWQRVPQMPAIAFEDESPRGFSGLCARNLIDSSIKITETIRGWVVGSDASTKMPFCGCSVGAVGGCLYVLGGFSRFSAIKCVWRYDPRTNSWQESSPMTEGRAFCKISMLDDKLYAVGGIRRVNGGLSPLQSAEVYDPLTNTWTEMPSVPFSKAQILPTAFLAELLKPVATGVTSYRGRLCVPQSLYSWPLYGDISGEIYDPRTNTWSEMLAGMGEGWPGKQAETKLSAVVNGKLYALDPAGSSEGARIKVYDDKDDVWKVVIGKVPFHDLSSCETPYLLATFQGKLHLIMKGISNDTSVLTVGISSSSASVLPSLNPEKFQKAEDPDFWEVIGTKNFGAAEFISCEVLSV, from the coding sequence atggGTTCATTCTTGAGCTTCAATCGCAGTAAAGATCAGCCGATAGAGGATTATAGCTGTTCTGGAATGGACTGGTGCAAGAAGGCAAAGGCATCTGCCAACTGCGATGGTGAAAACAACGGGTTGATCCCTGGTCTGCCAGACGAGATCTCACTGGAGATCATCGCTAGGGTTCCTAGAATTTGCTACCTGAAGATGAAGATGGTGTCTCGGAGTTGGAAAGTCGCTATCGCCGGCCCGGAGGTTTACCGATTGAGGAAACAAATTGGAAGAACTGAAGAATGGCTTTACATTTTGACAAAGCTAGACGATCAGCTTGCTTGGCATGGCTTGGATCCTTCATCGGGCCGGTGGCAGAGGGTGCCGCAAATGCCCGCGATAGCCTTCGAAGACGAATCTCCACGAGGCTTCTCGGGGTTGTGCGCGCGTAACCTGATAGATTCAAGCATCAAGATCACTGAAACCATTAGAGGTTGGGTGGTTGGGAGTGATGCTTCAACAAAAATGCCATTCTGTGGTTGCTCGGTCGGCGCGGTTGGTGGATGTCTTTATGTTCTAGGGGGATTCTCCAGATTTTCGGCGATTAAATGTGTTTGGAGGTATGATCCTCGCACGAATTCATGGCAAGAATCAAGTCCAATGACGGAAGGAAGGGCTTTCTGTAAGATCAGTATGTTAGACGACAAGCTTTATGCTGTTGGCGGGATTAGGAGAGTCAATGGAGGTTTGTCTCCGCTTCAATCTGCTGAAGTCTACGATCCTCTAACCAACACATGGACGGAGATGCCAAGCGTGCCGTTCTCGAAAGCGCAGATATTACCTACAGCTTTCTTAGCCGAGCTGCTGAAGCCTGTTGCAACCGGTGTGACTTCTTACAGGGGCAGGCTGTGTGTCCCTCAGAGTTTGTATTCTTGGCCATTGTACGGTGACATTAGCGGTGAGATATACGATCCCAGAACTAACACATGGTCTGAGATGCTGGCCGGCATGGGTGAGGGCTGGCCAGGTAAGCAGGCCGAGACCAAGTTGAGCGCGGTGGTGAACGGCAAATTATATGCCTTGGACCCCGCTGGTTCTTCAGAGGGTGCCCGAATAAAGGTGTACGATGATAAGGACGATGTTTGGAAAGTGGTTATAGGAAAAGTGCCATTCCATGACTTGAGCAGTTGTGAAACCCCATATTTGCTTGCTACTTTCCAGGGGAAGCTCCATCTGATCATGAAAGGCATTAGCAATGATACGTCTGTCTTGACAGTAGGCATTTCGTCTTCTTCCGCAAGTGTCTTACCGAGTCTAAACCCTGAGAAGTTTCAAAAGGCAGAAGACCCTGACTTTTGGGAGGTCATTGGCACGAAGAATTTTGGTGCGGCAGAATTCATCAGCTGTGAGGTACTTTCTGTTTAA